The following proteins come from a genomic window of Megalobrama amblycephala isolate DHTTF-2021 unplaced genomic scaffold, ASM1881202v1 scaffold405, whole genome shotgun sequence:
- the LOC125261373 gene encoding uncharacterized protein LOC125261373 — MSLQEKQLYLDAAKVRAEREDRAMREREVEREFAARKLEQQLSVRKLELELEREREDRAFQIKKLELELEQQKKAEAPQIDMPFVESHSSADYDPVFDVHKNVRLVPPFSEKEIEKYFHHFERVALSLKWPRKFWTLMLQCVFTGKAREVYSALSLEQSGEYDIVKTAVLHAYELVPEAYRQKFRNFNKNDECTFVEFAREKETLFDRWCTSMKITTKEQLRQLVLLEEFKHCVPHAVATYLTEHKVSKLSEAAIMADEFVLTHRGSFGSVSFKNDTGKSKFCTQAKTKSVSMGPNIKATVVEKSKPVFSKDMICFYCKKPGHKISDCLVLKRKERLSKPVALVATSPFINDTFEERESPLSHCGKPAEQSVTGSVDYTPFITEGTVSLSGSKETVSVCILRDTGAAQSFLLEGILPLTSETSTGTHVLVRGFEMGFVKVPLHRIHLSSAIVSGDVVVGVRAALPVPGITFILGNDLAGGNVWACAVTRSMANRPSENQDDEVLLNDTFFSTVNTGESDVSKCPEQSDLKVCFLPSSDQAEFTELQNESDTSEVLSTSESIGTELSNVDCSLTSLLQISREELIRAQQTDDTLKFLFFAARSNKWSDLPSLYFFEDGLLCRKGTMHKDMVELKIQIVVPLPFREPVLKLAHEGLAGHTGVRKTYSRIMQQFYWPKVKRDVAKYIRSCHTCQITGKPNQKVPVAPLQPIPVVSNPFEHLVIDCVGPLPRSRAGHHYLFTIMCQTTRYPAAYPLRSITTKSILKALTNFMSIFGIPKIIQSDQGSNFMSKQFSKALRQLRVTHNVSSAYHPQSQGILERFHQTLKSLLRSYCVELDADWEEGLPWMLLAIREVIQESLGFSPNELVFGHPVRGPTAVLADEWRTTKPPESIADYVGGFRCRLYEARAMAQKKLGEKCSRSDESSKDIDEDGNLLSLEKVDGRLNNSQILVNLSCHLSYLAEKERNDIIDLGPEVLEDENLFEEGGVTTLSFPSSPGGGSVAFGCDTYFLGMLNSVVGKIYLVPSSSERDSRAQLYVALPRKHQLNTPPPKL; from the exons atGTCACTGCAAGAGAAGCAGCTGTATTTAGATGCGGCGAAAGTCCGTGCTGAGCGTGAGGATCGCGCtatgagagagagggaggtaGAAAGAGAATTTGCAGCAAGGAAATTAGAGCAACAGTTATCCGTACGTAAACTCGAACTTGAGTTGGAGAGAGAACGGGAAGATAGAGCGTTTCAGATAAAGAAGTTGGAGTTGGAGTTGGAGCAGCAAAAAAAAGCGGAAGCCCCGCAAATTGATATGCCTTTTGTTGAATCGCATTCGTCGGCTGATTATGATCCTGTGTTTGACGTTCACAAGAATGTGAGATTAGTTCCTCCGTTTTCTGAAAAGGAAATAGAGAAATATTTTCATCACTTTGAACGAGTTGCTTTGTCTTTGAAATGGCCAAGGAAGTTTTGGACTTTAATGTTACAGtgtgttttcacaggtaaagcTCGGGAAGTTTATTCAGCTCTCAGTCTGGAACAGAGTGGTGAGTATGATATAGTGAAAACTGCCGTGTTACATGCATATGAACTTGTGCCTGAGGCATATCGACAAAAATTTAggaattttaacaaaaatgatgAATGCACTTTTGTTGAATTtgcaagagagaaagagacattaTTTGATCGATGGTGTACTTCAATGAAAATCACCACTAAAGAGCAGTTAAGACAATTGGTGCTCTTAGAGGAGTTTAAACACTGTGTTCCTCATGCTGTAGCTACATATCTTACCGAGCATAAGGTGAGTAAACTTTCAGAAGCTGCTATTATGGCTGATGAGTTTGTGTTAACCCATCGTGGGTCGTTTGGTTCAGTCAGTTTTAAGAACGACACGGGTAAGTCTAAGTTTTGTACTCAAGCCAAGACAAAGTCTGTTTCAATGGGGCCAAATATTAAAGCGACAGTAGTTGAGAAGTCAAAGCCTGTATTTTCAAAAGACATGATTTGCTTTTATTGTAAAAAACCTGGCCATAAGATCTCTGATTGTCTTGTTCTTAAGAGAAAAGAAAGACTCTCAAAACCTGTTGCTTTGGTTGCTACATCCCCATTCATAAATGATACTTTTGAGGAAAGAGAGAGCCCTTTGTCTCATTGTGGTAAACCTGCTGAGCAGAGTGTTACTGGCTCTGTTGATTATACACCTTTCATCACTGAAGGAACTGTTTCTTTATCTGGTTCAAAGGAAACTGTGTCTGTGTGCATTCTTAGAGATACAGGAGCTGCACAGTCATTTCTTCTGGAAGGAATTTTGCCTTTGACTTCTGAAACATCTACTGGAACTCATGTGTTGGTACGGGGTTTTGAGATGGGGTTTGTTAAAGTACCTTTGCATCGAATCCATCTTTCCTCTGCCATAGTATCTGGTGATGTTGTAGTTGGTGTCCGTGCTGCACTTCCAGTTCCTGGGATTACATTTATTCTGGGAAATGATCTAGCTGGGGGGAATGTTTGGG CTTGTGCAGTCACTCGATCAATGGCTAACCGTCCATCTGAAAACCAGGATGATGAGGTTTTATTGAATGACACCTTCTTTTCTACTGTTAATACAGGTGAATCTGATGTCTCTAAATGTCCTGAACAGAGTGACTTGAAAGTTTGCTTTTTGCCCTCTTCTGATCAGGCAGAGTTTACAGAACTGCAAAATGAATCTGATACATCTGAGGTCCTATCCACTTCTGAAAGCATTGGTACTGAACTTTCTAATGTTGATTGTTCTTTGACTTCTCTTTTACAGATCTCTCGAGAGGAGCTAATTAGAGCACAACAGACCGATGATACGCTTAAGTTTTTATTCTTTGCAGCAAGGTCAAATAAGTGGTCTGATCTTCCTTCATTGTATTTCTTTGAAGACGGCCTTCTTTGTAGGAAGGGGACCATGCATAAGGATATGGTGGAACTAAAAATTCAGATTGTAGTTCCTCTGCCATTTAGAGAacctgttttgaaattggctCATGAAGGACTCGCTGGCCATACTGGAGTCCGGAAAACTTATAGTCGTATTATGCAGCAGTTTTATTGGCCTAAAGTAAAACGAGATGTGGCCAAATATATACGATCTTGTCACACATGTCAGATTACCGGTAAACCCAATCAAAAGGTGCCAGTTGCTCCGCTACAGCCTATTCCTGTGGTTTCCAACCCTTTTGAACATCTAGTTATTGACTGTGTTGGTCCTCTCCCACGGTCTAGGGCTGGTCACCATTATCTTTTTACCATCATGTGCCAGACTACCCGCTATCCTGCAGCTTACCCATTGAGATCTATCACCACTAAATCTATTTTGAAAGCCCTCACTAACTTCATGTCTATCTTTGGTATTCCCAAGATTATCCAATCAGATCAAGGTTCAAATTTCATGTCGAAGCAGTTCTCAAAAGCTTTGCGTCAACTTCGAGTTACACACAATGTTTCCAGTGCCTACCATCCACAAAGTCAGGGGATTCTTGAAAGGTTTCATCAAACTTTAAAGTCTCTCTTGAGGTCATATTGTGTGGAACTCGATGCAGACTGGGAGGAGGGTCTGCCATGGATGTTATTGGCTATACGTGAAGTAATTCAAGAAAGTTTGGGTTTTAGTCCAAATGAATTGGTGTTTGGTCATCCAGTACGAGGACCTACTGCAGTCTTAGCTGATGAATGGCGTACTACTAAGCCTCCAGAAAGTATCGCAGACTATGTTGGTGGCTTTCGTTGTAGACTTTATGAGGCACGGGCGATGGCTCAAAAGAAATTGG GAGAAAAGTGCAG TAGGAGTGATGAGTCTTCCAAGGATATTGATGAGGACGGGAATCTTCTTTCTCTAGAAAAAGTAGACGGACGACTTAACAACTCTCAGATTCTTGTTAATTTGTCTTGTCATCTGTCTTATTtggctgagaaagagagaaatgaCATCATTGATTTG GGCCCAGAGGTGCTGGAAGATGAG AATCTTTTTGAGGAGGGAGGTGTTACGACCCTGTCTTTTCCTTCGTCACCTGGTGGTGGCAGTGTGGCGTTTGGATGTGAC ACCTACTTCCTTGGGATGCTGAACTCGGTCGTCGGGAAGATCTATCTCGTGCCGTCTTCCAGCGAGAGAGACTCCAGGGCTCAGCTCTACGTCGCGCTGCCACGAAAACATCAGCTAAACACGCCGCCTCCTAAGCTGTAG